The genomic region AGGATGTATTGAGCAGTGGTCTCAACTCAATACAGACACCCAATTGTGCCCTACTAGTAAGGTTGAATGTACCACACTCGCTCGTAGATACCCTGATATTTAACGTCATTCGAATATGTCGATAACCGAAAAAACTGAGGAGCTCGCTACCCAATCGAAGATTACCCTCAATGTGTAACACTGTGAAAATGCAGCACTACGTTCCTCGGTTCTATCTCCAAAACTTTGCAATTGACCCCGACCTTGATTCGCCTCAGGTTTACTGCTTCGATAAACCGAATCAGAATCATTTTCCTGTAAGTACCACCAATATCGCCGGTGAGAACTATTTCTACGACCTTCCAGAGGACGAAGAACAAGAATTTGAGCATGGTCTGGCCAATATTGAAGGGGAATTCAGTCGAGCATATGATGACCTACTCAGCCACCGGGATCTCGACTCTCTTGATGAAAACGACCGTTCTGCGATAGCATATTCGGTCGCAGTCCAAGAACTTCGAACTAGGGAGACACGGGAGAAACACCGGGAGGTCATCTCCGGCCTTCGACAAGTCCTCGAAGAGGAAAATTTATCTGAAGAGTTGGAAGAAGAGATGGAAGAACTCCGGCAAGCCGATTCAGAAGAAGGCGCAAATCGAATGCAAATTGAGCTAATTATTGAGAGGGGGTGGGAGTTCGCAGAACACGTCCTCGCACTGAAATGGGTGTTAATCGAAAACGAGACCGGACATCCGTTTTGGACATCAGATCATCCCATTGTTCGCTACAACAGCAACGACTCCGGTCCATATGGAAATCTCGGCCTCCGGAACCGAGGCATACAAATCTACTTCCCGTTGTCGCCCACAGTATCACTGGGCTTCGTAGATCCGGACTCGTTTGCGAATTGCCCTCGTCATTTAGTCATTCAAGATGATGAGGATGGGCACGAGCACATCAAGCTTCAGAACGGTCTCCAAATGCAATTCTCAACCAGACATGTCATATCTAACTCAAATGATTTCTCCATGGCTCATGACTTTTTGGACCAATTCCCCGAGTATGCGGATACCAATCGCCAGCGGGTAGACATATCCTGACTCGATGTTTTCTGAGATTATTTGTTTGTTTTGACCCAATTCATAGCCTGTTTTTCATTCTATTGCCCGATGATGGATATGCATTTCTGTGGGCCAGGACTTCATGCACCAGTCCCAACTACGAAGGCCAACCAAGGTTTACTGTCAATAGGAACTATTTGAACTTCTTCTCAATTTCGGGATAGTCGAAATCGTCATCAAACCCGTCCTGCTGGTAACCTGGGTCAAAATAGAATAACACGTCATCTGTAATTCGACGTATTTTGACTGCGTTAATACTGCGAATGCTAATCCGAATTTCATCATCTACAATTTCGCAATCAATTAGACGAGTGTCGTTTTCGATTTCATCCAACGCTGGTTTCAAACGCTCCCCATTGTGAGTCAGCATATGACGAACGGTAGTTTGTCGTGTAGCTGTCTGAAGATCTACTCCGCGATACAGCTTCAAAGACACAACTGTAGTTGCTCTACTGAATGAGACTCGATGCAATATCGGTTTGACACGCACACTCGATGGAATAGAAATTGGATTTAATTGTTCGAGTGATTCTCGGATTCCTGCTCGAACTTGGGACAGTAGTGAGGTACCACTAATAACGATTGTAACTATAAGTAGCGAAATTTGAATTGCTTGTATATTAGTCAGCATAGCTTGTCCATATTGAAATATTCAGAATATAAAAAGAGTCTGACCGCAAATGAACTGGTGTCGCTGAGTTTCGTATTGGGGCAACAACCGACTGCAAACCAACATCCGGACACGCAGTATGTCACACTTCATTAACAACTACAAAATTTAAGCAAGATTGGGAGAGTGTCGATTCAACCACACTACACCTCTCTCGTTCTATAAGTAGAAATTCCCAATCGATTCGTGTAGTCGATCGGGTATGAACCAGTTTCAGCTGCCTCTTCTAAACTCGTGTTCTCTGCTGTGTTGACCTTTGTAGCAGCCACGAACTGTGAATATGTGTTTTCAGACATACTCTGGTATAGTAGCATCCACTGGAAGACAGCCGTATCAAAGCCTTTTGCGTGTAAATAATCGACCATTTCAGAAAAAGTAAATTCGTAGTATTCTCCGTCGTCGCCCTCGTTAACTGTATACCTCGGCTCTGCATAGAATTGCTCATTTTCCGTTCCTGGGTAGACAATGGCAGTGTTAGAGTCATTTTTGTTCTCACGAAGTACTGATAGCGAAATGCCGAAATCGAAATCTGCAATCATATGCAGTGGTTGGTAAATACCTCCATCTTCTAAGACCCTCATTTTTTCAGATTCTTCTTCAGGTTCACGAACAGGGATAAAAACCTGATTCTGGATATCCAGCCTTTTACATATAGAAGTACCATGGTTCGATAATGTGAACCTGAGGTATTCTCCATCATATTCTGTCGTCTTCTTATCTTCAATCTTTATGAGGGGTTTATTCTCGCCCTCCATAAATGCCACTTGGTTCTCCATTATTTTTGTCTGCTCAGCTTGGATTTCAACCTGGTCTTGTTGTACTTCTACTTGTTTAGAGAGAATATCTGAGTGTTCCCTTTGCTTGTTGAGCAGTTTATAATATAGGAAAACCAGGATTCCACTCAGCATTACACTAAGAAGGGACGCTATTGCCTGAAGAAGTGAGGCAGAAATATTCGGAATCTGGATAGGCATACGAGTATAGCCTCGGGCCCAGCCATATAATATTTGATAAGACTCTTGTGGTCACTAACTACTGGGGCTCGTGGAACTGATACACCACCAAACGGCACAACCGTATAATTCAGTTTACCATTATGTGTTGGGCAACGGGATTGTTCGAGACAGGGTAAATATATGGCAACTATTACGACCGTGAAGGGTTCGTCTACTGGCCGTAAGAATGGCTGGCACGACTGCCCCCGTGAAAACTGCGACCAAGCTCGTTGGTCACAAATCGGCTTAGACTTCCATCTCCTGAAAGACCACAACCCGATTACGGAGGTACCGAGTGCCTGGTTTTAAATTCAGTAGCCTCGCCGACGCCAGTGCGTTCCGAGACGAGCACGAGGACCACCTCTGTCCGCACGACGACCGTCGCCAGAAGACGGTCACGCTCTTCTCAGACGCCCCCGAGCGCGTGCTCGACCAGGCGGCGGTAGCGGGGCACCGCTGGTGAGTCTCGTCGATCCACCCGCCACAGTAGTTACAGATGGGACGGTCGGCGTCCCTGTCTGGACGGATAGCGAGCACCTTCTCAAGTGATGAAACTTGTAAGTAGAAGGTGCAAAAACTATATGCGGGTAGTGGGCCGGCGCGAATTTGAATCGCGGTTACGGCCACCCGAAGGCCGAAGGATACCAAGCTACCCCACCGGCCCGCATGCGAAACAACGCCGGGATTACTTTTAACGC from Haloarchaeobius sp. HME9146 harbors:
- a CDS encoding DUF4238 domain-containing protein; this translates as MQHYVPRFYLQNFAIDPDLDSPQVYCFDKPNQNHFPVSTTNIAGENYFYDLPEDEEQEFEHGLANIEGEFSRAYDDLLSHRDLDSLDENDRSAIAYSVAVQELRTRETREKHREVISGLRQVLEEENLSEELEEEMEELRQADSEEGANRMQIELIIERGWEFAEHVLALKWVLIENETGHPFWTSDHPIVRYNSNDSGPYGNLGLRNRGIQIYFPLSPTVSLGFVDPDSFANCPRHLVIQDDEDGHEHIKLQNGLQMQFSTRHVISNSNDFSMAHDFLDQFPEYADTNRQRVDIS